The window TTTAATGCCATTACTGAGAACGATATCATTAAAAGTACTCGTCTTCTCACCACCTTTAACAGCATTGTTGAGAAATAAGTCGATGAGACCAGAGAGAATCCCAAAATAATCGCCGCGCTTGGCGGATAAAGGGATATCCCGAATTTTTCAAAGATCTTCCTCGCGTAAAACAGTATGGGATATATTCCACTCATTTGCTGGAATATCATTAGTCCAAAAGAAACAACTAGTGCTTTAAGTGTTGCTGTTGTGCCGAAAAGTTCCTTGAAGGTAACTCTGTTCTTGGctgaaaatcttaaaaattcTCTCAAAGCTTTGATTTCTCCATCAATATCATTGTCAATGCCTCTGTAGTAGCGTAAAGCGGCTTTAGCTTCGTGAAATTTGCCCTGGGACATCAAATAAGCAGGCGACTCGGGAAGAAAGATGAACGCTACGAAGAATGCAATCGGTATGGTCGCACAGAGAACTGACAGCCATGATGTGTTTTCTACCAATcctgtaaaacaataaaatattactgtagAGAATTAAGAAATTAACAATGAAAGAGGCTATTTAATCTAGGATCTTATTATGTAATTAGATTAACAGTACAAAGAGAATCATCAATTATGcttaatgaaaagaaaaactgatttattattaatcttgCCACTagattagtatttaatttacattaaacgcTAGAATCATCGTGCCACGTGCATACAAATTCTATATTGATAGTGTAACTAACCAATAATATATCCAAATAGCACTCCACAGCTAAAATGTACGTGGTAAAAGTTAGCTAGTGTTTTTAGTTGTTGTTTTTCGGCTATGTCTTCAACGTAAGGTGGTATGGCGACGCTTAAAGCTCCAACTGCTATTCCACTCACGAATCTTCCCACGTACAGTCCATACACGTTGGGGCtagaaaaaatcataacaaatgTCTCAAACTCATGCAACAAAATTAATGTCATACAACTTTTAACCAATTTTTCCCTCTTATTACTTCTTAAGTTATGAGTAGATAACAGATTGATGATAAAGGTTTTGATAGAAATTATCAAGTCTCCTTAACACTAGTTTAAAATTACATCAATAAAAGGGTCACTCAAAATTgctacttaataaaaaatataataaattttaattacctcGAAGCGACTAATATCCATGATATCAAAAGCGGCAATGCCAGATAGAGCAACGTCTTCTTTCTACCGAAGTATTCTGATATGAGTCCAGCGGGAACTGAACCCCACACCGCCCCCAAACAGAGGAGGGAAGCGGCCCACGAGGCTTCAGACTCTGTAAGCTGTAGCGAAATGAAAGTGAGCATACTTTAAATCACTGTAAATATTCGAACGTAAACTCttgattttactatattttactatattttatttggtgttatgttttttacttttgtcatagTGACAAACCTCACATTTTGTGACTTCAAATTATTGAAGTAGCAATAGACTTCAGTATAACATCGATATGAAATATAAGGTATGGCAAAAGTGACTCCTCTGTTACAAAGGCCTAAATACAAGCAGGTGaagttaaaatgttatatttaaaggtATTCCACAACTAGACATCTTTAGCTTATCATGTTTTGACTAGCGACGGGATTCCGCAGCCGTGGTTATGTCGAGAGACTTCCCACCGTCATTTCACCTGCGGTTTTAACATTTAAAGCCGTTTACTCCAATTAAACAATTCTTTAGTGAATTTTGTGTCTGAATTTACTTATTTCTtgtcagttttaaaattaatcatttctgatactaaagaaataaaaataagccatattccgtcccattaaTAATACTAGACAAGCGTTCTACTGTCATCATAATCCTATATTTTAGTCCCCTGCTGGACATAGGCGTACTCGAATACGCGTCATTTCACTCGGTCTTCGCTTGACAACTACTAGCTTACTACTATATCAGGTACAAATACCATTCCCGGAAAACCCAGGAGTGAATCCTTAAATACAAACAGATTTTGGTTGCTAccttaaatacatataaaatgatataGCCTCGTCTTAAACCCTGATGTGTtagagaaataataattaaaccaaaaatttgttactttaagatttattttgaaatcaaatTTCGACTTACCGAAATCTTATTCTGCACTATATTATGCACCACGGCGGCTGGTGTCGTCATCTCGGAAGATACATCTGGTCTGACCGTGTGTGTCTGTCGAATgttaatcaatattattattttttcttcgcTTAATAAAACCATCATCAACATCACCTAACATAATGTCTAGTTCTGGACATGGGCTCcctcaaaatattcaaaattcacTTGTGAGAATATGCGTACTTAAAGTAAATGATTACTGAACAAAATGCTACACCCAAATTGCAAGGTTTTTAGTAAGACTACATAATTCAGGTAAAAAATCAATGATTATTTACTTAAGTTGCttcaaaactaaatataatttaattagaccACCATCTGAACTAAAACTGaatcaaaaacataaatctTAAGTTTAAAGCCTAAAATTTCGGTTTTACGCGGTTTAATTTCGATTAACCCAGATTGACGCAAGCGAACCTAAATCTAGGTATATTGTTTAGGGCAGCTCTTAATTATGTTATCCTTACACAGCCTTCCTTAGTACTTAAGAAGATTACTTAAATACGTAAGGCTAATATAATTAGGCCTTTATTAAAACAGATGGCAATATTATTTTGAGGCCGCTCTAAAGTTTGTAGTTCATTTAGTAATAGGACTCAGTACAAGACAACCCAACCTTTTTAACTGCCAAAAAATGATACAATACTCAGTGGCCAGCTACTTTAGCGAGCcctattgtattttttgagTTATTCATACTTGACAGAAATTAAGAACATCATTTTTATCTTGTAAACTAGTAACCTTAGGCTTGAAAAATGTAAGTTTTCTTTAGATTTAACTAATGctaattatctaaatattaacGTAAATCAGCCAAGCATCTAGCCACCTGCCCTCTACTAAAAATGCTGACACGTCAATCGAAATTTTACTTCTTAAACTGCCCAAAAATATAACTGAAAAGTATTGGTAAACATTCGGATTTAATCCAAAGCAGATATCTTATTATTCAAGCGATAAAAATTCACAAAACATTTCTAATCCCAAAATGCGCGGGCGTGTTGTTTATCATAACCAGTACTAAATTAACGGATATTACAAAATTCGCACTGAACCACTCAAATAATAAAAGTTCTTTAATACAGTAATGGCGGCTCGCATGTCCAACCATAATTTCATTCCCGCCCGAACTAATAAACCGGGCGAATAAAGAATACCACCTGAATATTCCAAACATAAACTTATTTAACGGCACTGCGCATTTTACCGGCTTAAAATCTTCTGCAACCTTAATCACTTCGGTAGTTCATACAATAATCAACTTTATGATAATAGTAATAAGAATCAATAAGGCGTATAGTTAAAATGGTTTAAATTCACAATATCACGAGACAAGGTCCACCGCATGCGGTGAGCTGTCACTCGTTCGGTAAACTTCGGGAAACTTCGGCGAAGTTCGTGTATGAATTTCGTATAGTTTTGAAACCTAGTTGAAAAGTTTCGCTAAGTGCGCCGGCAGACAGTTACTCGACATAGTCTTTGATAATGACTTTTAATGATTCTAATCACTTTTTGTATCGCTGTTAGGATCTACAGTCTGCTTANNNNNNNNNNNNNNNNNNNNNNNNNNNNNNNNNNNNNNNNNNNNNNNNNNNNNNNNNNNNNNNNNNNNNNNNNNNNNNNNNNNNNNNNNNNNNNNNNNNNNNNNNNNNNNNNNNNNNNNNNNNNNNNNNNNNNNNNNNNNNNNNNNNNNNNNNNNNNNNNNNNNNNNNNNNNNNNNNNNNNNNNNNNNNNNNNNNNNNNNNNNNNNNNNNNNNNNNNNNNNNNNNNNNNNNNNNNNNNNNNNNNNNNNNNNNNNNNNNNNNNNNNNNNNNNNNNNNNNNNNNNNNNNNNNNNNNNNNNNNNNNNNNNNNNNNNNNNNNNNNNNNNNNNNNNNNNNNNNNNNNNNNNNNNNNNNNNNNNNNNNNNNNNNNNNNNNNNNNNNNNNNNNNNNNNNNNNNNNNNNNNNNNNNNNNNNNNNNNNNNNNNNNNNNNNNNNNNNNNNNNNNNNNNNNNNNNNNNNNNNNNNNNNNNNNNNNNNNNNNNNNNNNNNNNNNNNNNNNNNAATATTTAACTATGGTGCATTTTCACAGCCAAAGTGACTACagtttaacttaaataaaacattatttataatttaaggatTTACACAGATATCTCCTGGTTCTATTTGGCATATCAGGTGTCATTGAATATGTACTCCGCATAAGAAATATGCGCAGAAAACGTATAAGAATAgcataaaaatgttatctattATTAAAAGACTTGTCTATTAGTTTGTAAGTCTGTGGGTCGATGGGACGCCGGCCGGCGGAACAGGGCGGTTCCAATTTGCGGCGACTTGAACGCTCCGTGAACAGTTTGTTCGGTACTTTTGAACGATTTAATGTATCACATAATATAAGTAGCCTTTTAAgctttttagaaaattatttacgaaCTATTGCAAGATGAGCGTCATtcgttttcaaataatttttgtagGTGATGGAGCAACGTTGGTTGGATTTATTCTTaccagcaaaataatattacgtatttaataatacaaaatttgttCTTCATAAGAAATTActatctgtaattttttattaaaattatcattcaTATTTGTTACTCAAATAATAGCTCCCAACTTTAGCAAATGTTTCAAAATAACTTACTGTATTTGATATTCTAGTGGACGAGCAAAGCACATCAACAGTGGATGCGGACGCAGCGCACTCGGTAGATCATGAACCAGACAACAAGAATGGTCATACGCATCCGAAGATCCTGCAGCGGTTGGCGACGGTTCCTGACATCAAGCGGGATACCTCGGGGATCACCACGCAGTATATTGGAGCTGGGATAGGTAAGGATTCTAGCATAGTAAGAATTGTAGACAAGATTCGAACGATTACAATAAAAGATTTCTCATCCGAGATCTCGAGAATAGACTATTACAATAAGTcgtttgtaagtatgtcaaaaataattgtaaataaaactattttgcggattttatcgcggttttaagttataatttgtttactggtgttaggtctctcatatgtgagagtctgcaataggtaggtaccaccacaatgtctatttctgccgccaaacagcagtgtgtagtcactgttgtgttccggtttcaaggacattgtagccagtgtaactactggacataatcagacttaacatctcatgtctcagaatggcaagcgcagtggaataccaaacaatactttgtaattaaagatgtTGAGTGGTGTTTCTGATGTTAATGGGTGGTCAAATCGCTAACCATCCGGCGAACGACAAGTTCGTCTAGTctgtcaaagcaataaaaaaaaatgtaattttcttccgacgttctgaagactttgcagtcttcgtggtcaGTAGGCGAATCTGCCTTTGCTGTGCTCGTATAAAGAAAACAAGTAGTAATCGGAATTATATAACAAGTTGCGGAATTGTCAAATACATTATCTGTAGATAAGTAGgcatttgtttacatttctgatTTAAGACTGGTATAAAGATGGCACTCGTCGattgtacattttatacaaacattgatatacctatactaatattataaagctgaagattttgtttgcttatttgtttgaacgcgctaatctcaggaactactcaaccgattttgaaattctttttaCTGATAGGAAGTTACAtgacttttatctcgggaaaatatttattccggaaaaactttttcaagcgGGCGGAGCCGCTGGCAAAAactaatgtataataatttataaacatttggtgtgcttatttaaaaatgagaTGTAGTATAAATTACCCAGTTATTTTGTTTCTAGTGATATTAGATATTCTCAGAAAATGACATGACAGAAATTATGATgaacaattattgtttattcagTCCAATGTTATGGGTTCACAAAAAAATGGTAAACAATGGCCTTCTTATCATTTGATACCAATTAAAAACAACCTTTGCGTAGCCAAAGCaatttattcaatgtttattttttttctagtcAACTTAGGAGCACTGGCAGCTGGCGTATGCGTTGCCTGGTCCTCAACAGCTCTGCCCTTATTGGCACCAGGATATGGCGAGGTAAAGCAAACTTTATTACAATtgactaaaaactaaattaatacaaaacttaAACTTGAACTGCTAGCAAACTTTAAGGCGCTACAGTGGAAAGATTTATACCTCGGTGGGCTGTTGCGGTGTTTTAAGTgttcataaaatacattttaattaagacCAACAATGAACTGCGAGCGAGACACTTAGAGGACGACTGAAGAGCAcatttgatgaaatttttcgTGATAGTGGTAGAAAATAGTCATTTTAAGGGCGTTGAAGGCTTTTTTTAGGGTCTGTTTTGGGGTATTTTTACACTACATTTTTTAAGGGTTAAGATGGTGGTGAGACCTAAAATACCGTCCGAAATATGATCgtgatttattatgtataagttATACTCATAGCTTACATGGtaacaaatcaaaatattttttttatattgtacagtTCTATCATTAAGATACGGTTTTTGAAAATTATCCGACctccttaaatattataaaactaagcaCCGCGTCGTCCTGTACGTGATAAGCTGAAAAACTACTAagggattttgatgaaatttggtatggacatagtttgagaccctggaaatcacaaaggctactttttatcccaggaaaattgTTTCATGCCGTCGGCAAAAGCTATATCAATGTAGTTTTGGTATATAAATGGATATTAACTTTGTGTTATgcctctataataatataattaaaactgtttttgcCACTTACTATAGTTATATGCTAAGTATTTCGTTTTAAAGTATAATCGAATTTTAAAACAGATTCCAAACAAATTAATTCGTTTGAAACCCCATCAACATacttaatttaagttataaaaaagtttgtCCTCAAAGTGCAAAACTTTCCCGACTTAAAAATCTAGAGGGAATGTCAAAcgaaattatacttaattggcggcgatataaattttaaatatatttttaatttcataaacttttaaTTGTAAAGTGGCGctagatttctttttaaattaaatagaatagCAAAGATGTATAAGAACTAGTAATTTTGTatgattaagaaaaatattttttttaaatcagtctTATATAATGTCTTAATGCTGGTCTCGGTTGTCTTGTTACTTACATCTAAATAATAATGCTTCAAAAAGCTTTTATTTGAATAGAAAGCTTTTATTACTATTGTTGGATTTTCGATATTGCTTGAGTAAGCAGACTGTAGATCCTAACAGCGATACAAAAAGTGATTAGAATCATTAAAAGTCATTGACTATGTCGAGTAACTGTCTGCCGACGCACTTAGCGAAACTGTAGCGAAACTTAGTTGAAAAACTAGGTTTCAAAACTATACGAAATTCATACACGAACTTCGCCGAAGTTTCCCGAAGTTTACCGAACGAGTGACAGCTCACCGCATGCGGTGGGCCTTGTCTCGTGATATTGTGAATTTAAACCATTTTAACTATACGCCTTATTGATTCTTATTACTATTATCATGTTTGGAATATTCAGGTGGTATTCTTTATTCGCCCGGTTTATTAGTTCGGGCGGGAATGAAATTATGGTTGGACATGCGAGCCGCCATTACAGTATTAAAGAACTTTTATTATTTGAGTGGTTCAGTGCGAATTTTGTAATATCCGTTAATTTCGTACTGGTTATGATAAACAACACGCCCGCACATTTTGGGATTAGAAATGTTTTGTGAATTCTTATCGCTTGAATAATAAGATATCTGCTTCAATTCGAATGTTTACCAATACTTTTCAGTTATATTTTGAGTAGTTTAAGAAGTAAGATTTCGATTTAAGTGTCAGCATTTGTAGTAGGTGGCTAGGTGCTTGGctgatttacataaatatttagataatgagcatttgtaaaatataaagaaaacttatatttttgagGTCTTAGGTTACTAGTTTACTAGATAAAAATGATGTTCTTCATTTCTGCAAAGTATGAATAACTCAAAAACATACAATAGAGCTCGCTGAAGTAGATCGCCACTGAGTATTGTATCATTTTTTGGCAGTTAAAAAGGTTGGGTTGTCTTGTACTGAGTCCTATTACTAAATGAACTACAAACTTTAGAGCGGCCTCAAAATAATATTGCCATCTGTTTTAATAAAGGCCTAATTATATTAGCCTTacgtatttaaataatcttCTTAAGTACTAAGGAAGGCTGTGTAAGGATTACATAATTAAGAGCTGCCCTAGACAATATACCTAGATTTAGGTTCGCTTGCGTCAAACTGGGTTAATCGAAATTAAACCGCGTAAAACTGGAATTTAAGGCTTTAAACTTAAGATTTATGATTTTGATACAGTTTAAGTTCAAATGGTggtctaattaaattatatttagttttgaaGCAACTCAAATAATCATTGACTTTTTACCTTAATTATGTTACTGTTTTACTAAAAACCTTGCATTTTGGGTGTAgcatttaattaagtaatattttactttaagtaTGCATGTTCTAACTAGTCGATTTGGAATATTTTGGGGGAGGCCATGAACTAGACATTATGTTAGGTGATGTTGATGATGGTTCTATGAAacgaagataaaataataatatcgattAACATTCGACAGACACACACGGTTAGACCAGATGTATCTTCCGAGATGACGACTCCAGCCGCCGTGGTGCATAATATAGTGCAGAATAAGATTTCGGTAAGtcgaaatttgatttaaaaataaatcttaaagtaccaaatttttggtttaattattatttctctaACACATTAGGGTTTAAGATGAggctatattattttatatgtatttaaggTAGCAACCAAAATctgtttttatctaaggattcACTCCTGGGTTTCCCGGGAATGGTATTTATACCTGATATAGTAGTAAGCTAGCAGTTGTTAGTCGAAGACCGAGTGAAATGATGCGTATTGGAGGAGGCCtgtatccagcagtggactaaAATATAGGATTATGATGACAGTAGTACTCTTGTCTAGTAGTgacgaaaggtccatataacccgattcctttcggcttccctttcttatTATCCATAGAACGATTCGCAGTCCACATTTGTGAATATtcgtacctatatgttatgtcgggttacctttccgaaaacttcacccttcgcccctatttttagtattaataatgGGACTAAATATGGTTTAAATTTGCtttctaattattaatttgaatttgaatatcaAACTGATAAGGAATAAGTAAATGCAGACACAAAATTCACTAAACAATTGTTTAATTGGAGTAA of the Manduca sexta isolate Smith_Timp_Sample1 chromosome 18, JHU_Msex_v1.0, whole genome shotgun sequence genome contains:
- the LOC119189684 gene encoding facilitated trehalose transporter Tret1-like, with protein sequence MTTPAAVVHNIVQNKISLTESEASWAASLLCLGAVWGSVPAGLISEYFGRKKTLLYLALPLLISWILVASSPNVYGLYVGRFVSGIAVGALSVAIPPYVEDIAEKQQLKTLANFYHVHFSCGVLFGYIIGLVENTSWLSVLCATIPIAFFVAFIFLPESPAYLMSQGKFHEAKAALRYYRGIDNDIDGEIKALREFLRFSAKNRVTFKELFGTTATLKALVVSFGLMIFQQMSGIYPILFYARKIFEKFGISLYPPSAAIILGFSLVSSTYFSTMLLKVVRRRVLLMISFSVMALNLGGLAIYYHMKASNMTTNNTWIPLLTLCLFVSFYAAGVGPIPWLMLREIFPPNVTRRATAITAGVHWFLAFGVTKLYQNLEDLIKPGWTLWHFSVTCLIGTLFVFFFVPETKGRTLQEIQNEFEGIHKKKRHRHVIEVESVSEA